In Herpetosiphonaceae bacterium, the sequence CAGCGCGACGAGCGCCCGCGCCGCGACGAAATCCACAACCTCGTCGACAGTCGTCGGGCGCTGGTAGAAGTTCGGCATCGGCGGCACGATGCGAATGCCGCGCTGCGCCAGAGCCAGCAGATTTTGCAGATGGACCACCGAGAGCGGCGTCTCGCGGGGAACGATCACCAGCCGCCGACTCTCCTTCTGAGTGACATCGGCGGCACGCAGCAGCAGATTCGTCGCAAAGCCCGCCGCCAGCGCCGCGACGGTGCCCATCGAGCAGGGGATGATCAGCATGCCCTGCACGGGATACGAGCCGCTGGCGATCGTCGCGGCCTGGTTGTTGGGATGATGCTCGGCGACAAGGCCCGTCTCCTGCCAGCGCCGCACGGCGTCGGCCCAGCTTGTGCCAGTCTCCTGCTTCCACACGATCCGCGACGACGGCGTGCTCACCAACTCGATCGGCTGCTGGAGCGCCAGCAGGCGCTCGATCGCGCGGCTCGCCAGCAGCGCCCCGCTTGCGCCGCTCACGCCCACGATCACCGGATAGCGTCTAGCGTTCGTCATAGATCACGACGGCCATCGTCAGCGCGCTGCCTCATCCTGATCGAAGCCCGCGACATCGACATGATCGATCGACTCATCAGACGATGCGGGATCTGCCCACTGTCCAAGATCCGGATCGTCGGGCGCGTCCGGCTCCAGCGGCGGCTGGCTGCCGTGCCGCTCACGGGCCGCTGCCGATGCGGCTCCCATCTGCGCGGCGCGACTCCACGGCGGCGGCGAGAATATCCGAGCCTTG encodes:
- a CDS encoding UbiX family flavin prenyltransferase, translated to MTNARRYPVIVGVSGASGALLASRAIERLLALQQPIELVSTPSSRIVWKQETGTSWADAVRRWQETGLVAEHHPNNQAATIASGSYPVQGMLIIPCSMGTVAALAAGFATNLLLRAADVTQKESRRLVIVPRETPLSVVHLQNLLALAQRGIRIVPPMPNFYQRPTTVDEVVDFVAARALVALGVADELDQSQQWAGIELD